The genomic DNA TCTCGCAGCGATCGTGTGCCTCTGGCTCGGCACGCTCGGCATCGGCATCGGCTTCATCGAGCACTACGCGAATCGGCCCGGCCCGATCGGTCCTGAGCCCGCTGGCCATGAGTCTGCTGCCCGAGAACAAGCCCCCCGCCCCCTCGCCCGCATGTACGTCCACCCCCGATGCCCATGCTCTCGGGCCTCGTTGCTCGAACTCGCCGCTCTCATGTCCTCACCCGGTGTCGAAGCCGACGTCGAGATCCATGTCTACCGCCCCGCCGATGCCCCCGACGACTGGGCGAAGGGCCGCGCCTGGCGTATCGCAGAACAGATCCCGCGCGCCCGCGTTCTCATCGATCCCGAAGCAGCCCGCGCCCACGCCGATGGAGCCCTGACATCAGGCCACCTCGTGGTCCGGACAGCCGCCGGCTCGGTCGCCTTCTCGGGCGGCATCACACGCTCCCGGGGCCAGCAAGGACACAGCCCCGCGCACGAACGCGTGCTTCCCCTTCTCCGTGCCCAACGCGATTCCGACGACACGCTCACCCTCGCACGCGTCACACCAGAGGCAAGCCCCGTCTTCGGCTGCCAGATCACGCATGAGCGAGACTGCGCCCCGGGGGCGAAGCGATGAACGCGTCGCAGGCGGACACCGCTCTCCACGCCAGGGCCGATCAGATCTATCGCGACGGGCTGCAACGCAGCCGCGCCTCTACCGACCGCATGTTCGCGGGTCTCATGCTCCTGCAGTGGATCGGGGCCGTCCTCGCCTCGCTGCTCATCTCACCCAGAACATGGATCGGAGAGACCAGCACACTTCACATCCACGTCTGGGTCGCGGCCATTCTGGGCGGCGTCATCGCGTCCCTCCCCATCGCGCTCGCCATACTCCTCCCCGGACGCGCAGTCACACGCTACTGCGTCGCCACGGCGCAGATGGCCTTCTCCATGCTCCTCATCCACCTCAGCGGCGGCAGAATCGAGACGCACTTCCATATCTTCGGCTCGCTCGCCTTCCTCGCCGTCTATCGCGACTGGAAGGTGCTCGTGACCGCCACCGTCATCGTCGCCGCCGATCACTGGGCCAGGGGTCTCTGGTGGCCGATGTCCGTCTTCGGCACCACCGCAAGCTCGGGTTGGCGGTGGATCGAGCACGCGGCATGGGTGCTCTTCGAGGTTTCGGTTCTCCTCCTCGCGATCTCCCGCGGCCTGCGCGATGCGCGGGGCGTCGCGCTCGGCCGCGCCGAGGCGGAGCAGCGCGCCGAGATTGTCGGCGCGCTCGTCGAGGCACGAACCCTGCAGCTCGAAGACGCAAAGGCAGAAGCGGAGGCCGCCAGCCGCGCCAAGAGCACCTTCCTCGCGAACATGAGCCACGAGATCCGAACCCCGATGACGGCCGTCCTCGGCTTCGCGGACCTCATCCAGGATCCCTCGCTCTCGCCCGAGCAGCGCAACGCCCACATCCTGACCATCCGGCGCAACGGCGAGCACCTGCTCGGGATCATCAACGACGTCCTCGATCTCTCGAAGATCGAGGCAAGGCGCATGGACCTCTCGCCCGAACGCTGCTGCGTCCGAACCATCGTCACCGAGATCGAATCGCTGATGCGCATCCGCGCCGCCGAGAAGGGCGTCACGCTCGAATCAAGATTCGAGTATCCCCAGCCCGTTTCCATCACCACAGACCCGCTCCGTCTCCGCCAGATCCTCATGAACCTCGTTGGAAACGCCGTGAAGTTCACCGAGTCCGGCTCCATCACCGTCGTGGTGCACGCCGTGCGCGGCTCCGACGCCGAGCCGATGCTCCGCGTCGATGTCACCGACACCGGCATCGGCATGTCAAAGGAGGCGGTCGCGCGTCTCTTCACGCCATTCACACAGGTCGACACCTCACCAACCCGCCGGTTCGGCGGAAGCGGACTCGGCCTCGCGATATCAAGACGCATCGCCGAGCTCATGGGCGGCTCTCTCTCCGTCCGCAGCAGCCCCGGCGCGGGCAGCACCTTCACCCTCGCCATCCCCACC from Phycisphaeraceae bacterium includes the following:
- a CDS encoding response regulator, which translates into the protein MNASQADTALHARADQIYRDGLQRSRASTDRMFAGLMLLQWIGAVLASLLISPRTWIGETSTLHIHVWVAAILGGVIASLPIALAILLPGRAVTRYCVATAQMAFSMLLIHLSGGRIETHFHIFGSLAFLAVYRDWKVLVTATVIVAADHWARGLWWPMSVFGTTASSGWRWIEHAAWVLFEVSVLLLAISRGLRDARGVALGRAEAEQRAEIVGALVEARTLQLEDAKAEAEAASRAKSTFLANMSHEIRTPMTAVLGFADLIQDPSLSPEQRNAHILTIRRNGEHLLGIINDVLDLSKIEARRMDLSPERCCVRTIVTEIESLMRIRAAEKGVTLESRFEYPQPVSITTDPLRLRQILMNLVGNAVKFTESGSITVVVHAVRGSDAEPMLRVDVTDTGIGMSKEAVARLFTPFTQVDTSPTRRFGGSGLGLAISRRIAELMGGSLSVRSSPGAGSTFTLAIPTGDLSGVAIHHEPVAHIAAPDAARIANRPARIEGRILLAEDGPDNQRLIAFHLRKAGADIEIVPNGEEAIRAVERAEQDGKPFSAILMDMQMPKLDGYDATRALRASGRTLPIIALTAHAMQGDRERCLDAGCTDYQTKPINAPALLACIARHIERDQSPTTERRGSPEANAA